A region of Vicugna pacos chromosome 7, VicPac4, whole genome shotgun sequence DNA encodes the following proteins:
- the ZNF786 gene encoding zinc finger protein 786, producing MAEPAPLPLTFEDVAIYFSEQEWRGLEACQKELYKQVMRTNYEILVSLDDGLPKPELISWIEQGRELFRNWGESQKSGNVICPSADVHFDPVIEEQLFWGSQQTVSSGEAHRHSQVDPLQSQYFSEPLLGKSDVSFRLDQAVNLLKPHRRDTRTLISIVHSSPEGIPSPRTLGLPGFQEISSWVGLLHLCPVCGESFWKKNLLEQHQRNHSKGLPYGAWKQFSKQADTDQPQSIPRGQRHFRSPECGWGFRRKQCLLRHLAVHAGESPLQGPEFKVCLPPERTLLGHPALWEGARPSPYPGDDQSTPQGLPSAQRPVSWKEGAGASSEKAKTPRPRSGKKPDPSPAGEERGRQAVGPEALEPGPGEETPFSCGTCGRRFSQQRRLADLAQVPGAERPFPCAECGQAFRRRGPLIRCHRRPHPDEKPFPCPECGLGFRLRSRLRAHRLRHGGERPFSCGECGRGFAHPCKLREHLRVHSGERPFRCPECGKSFRLKGILKAHQRTHSRERPFQCGECGKGFTRPSKLAEHFRVHSGERPFGCPDCGRRFRLKGQLRSHQRLHTGERPFPCPDCGKRYRVKADMKAHRLLHGGQMPFSCECGKGFAKQSKLVEHVRTHTGEKPFQCPKCDKSFRLKAQLLSHQGLHTGERPFRCPECGKSFRERGHMLRHQRIHRPERPFSCADCGKGFIYKSKLAEHIRVHTKSCRTPSEPDVKKRLSQLFAMIEADWS from the exons ATGATGGACTTCCCAAACCAGAACTAATATCCTGGATTGAACAGGGGAGAGAGCTCTTCAGGAATTGGGGAGAATCGCAGAAATCAGGAAATGTAATTTGCCCCTCTGCTGATGTGCATTTTGATCCAGTTATTGAGGAACAGCTGTTTTGGG gAAGCCAGCAAACTGTGAGTTCAGGAGAAGCTCATCGCCATTCCCAAGTAGATCCTCTTCAGAGCCAGTATTTCTCTGAACCCTTATTAGGAAAAAGTGATGTTTCCTTCAGGCTTGACCAAGCTGTCAACCTCCTGAAACCACACAGACGTGATACACGGACCCTGATCTCAATAGTTCACAGCTCCCCAGAAGGAATCCCAAGTCCCAGGACCCTGGGTCTCCCAGGCTTCCAGGAAATCTCCTCCTGGGTGGGCCTCCTGCACCTTTGCCCCGTTTGCGGGGAAAGCTTTTGGAAGAAGAACCTCTTAGAGCAGCACCAGAGGAACCACTCGAAGGGCCTGCCATACGGGGCCTGGAAGCAGTTCAGCAAACAAGCGGACACAGACCAGCCGCAGAGCATCCCTCGGGGACAGAGGCACTTCCGCTCTCCGGAGTGTGGGTGGGGCTTCCGCCGGAAGCAGTGTTTGCTCCGCCACTTGGCGGTCCACGCAGGGGAGAGCCCACTGCAGGGTCCAGAGTTTAAAGTGTGCCTCCCTCCCGAGCGGACTCTGTTAGGCCATCCGGCCCTGTGGGAGGGGGCGAGGCCTTCCCCGTACCCGGGCGATGACCAGAGCACCCCACAAGGTCTGCCCAGCGCGCAGAGGCCAGTGTCCTGGAAAGAGGGCGCCGGGGCCTCCTCCGAGAAGGCCAAGACCCCGCGCCCGCGGTCGGGGAAGAAGCCGGACCCGAGCCCAGCCGGCGAGGAGCGCGGCCGCCAGGCGGTGGGCCCAGAGGCTCTAGAGCCCGGCCCCGGTGAGGAGACGCCGTTCTCCTGCGGCACGTGCGGCCGGCGCTTCTCCCAGCAGCGCAGGCTCGCGGACCTCGCCCAGGTGCCCGGCGCTGAGCGGCCTTTCCCGTGCGCCGAGTGCGGCCAGGCCTTCCGCCGGCGCGGGCCGCTGATAAGGTGCCACCGGCGGCCGCACCCGGACGAGAAGCCCTTCCCGTGCCCGGAGTGCGGCCTGGGCTTCCGGCTGAGGAGCCGGCTGCGGGCCCACCGGCTCCGGCACGGCGGCGAGAGGCCGTTCAGTTGTGGCGAGTGCGGCCGCGGCTTCGCCCACCCGTGCAAGCTGCGCGAGCACCTGCGAGTGCACAGCGGCGAGCGGCCCTTCCGCTGCCCCGAGTGCGGCAAGAGTTTCCGCCTGAAGGGCATCCTCAAGGCGCACCAGCGCACGCACAGCCGGGAGCGGCCCTTCCAGTGCGGGGAATGCGGCAAGGGCTTCACGCGGCCGTCCAAGCTGGCCGAGCACTTCCGCGTGCACAGCGGCGAGAGGCCTTTCGGCTGCCCCGACTGCGGCCGCCGCTTCCGCCTCAAGGGGCAGCTGCGGAGCCACCAGCGCCTGCATACAGGCGAGCGGCCCTTCCCGTGCCCCGACTGCGGCAAGCGCTACCGCGTGAAGGCCGACATGAAGGCGCACCGCCTGCTGCACGGCGGCCAGATGCCGTTCTCCTGCGAATGCGGCAAAGGCTTCGCCAAGCAGTCCAAACTCGTGGAGCACGTCCGGACGCACACGGGCGAGAAGCCTTTCCAGTGCCCCAAATGCGACAAGAGTTTCCGCCTGAAGGCACAGCTGCTCAGCCACCAAGGCCTGCACACCGGGGAGAGGCCTTTCCGCTGCCCCGAGTGCGGTAAAAGCTTCCGGGAAAGGGGACACATGCTGCGGCACCAGCGCATCCACAGGCCCGAGAGGCCGTTCTCCTGCGCAGACTGTGGCAAGGGCTTCATTTACAAGTCGAAACTTGCCGAACACATCAGAGTGCATACAAAATCCTGTCGCACCCCTAGTGAGCCTGACGTTAAGAAAAGGCTCAGCCAACTGTTTGCAATGATCGAGGCTGACTGGAGTTGA